NNNNNNNNNNNNNNNNNNNNNNNNNNNNNNNNNNNNNNNNNNNNNNNNNNNNNNNNNNNNNNNNNNNNNNNNNNNNNNNgttctgtggagatgggcattggctaggatcatagttatcaccacgggatcgtcatgcccggggattatcccttgcccatcttcttttgtgaatgatATAGTGGGGAGGTCGGGCGTTTCCTCCCCGACTtggtagactcttttgagatgtctcTTGCGAGAAGATTTAGTGATTCcgcctcccgcaaatcctcctgagatcatatggatatgtctctcaGGAGTCTGTGGTGGTGGATCTCTTCTGTCCATATCGTCTCGCTTTCTTTTTCCATGGATGTCCGACCTCTCCATGAGAtatctgtcaagccgaccttctctagccagcttttctatcacatttttgaggtcgtaacagtcgttggtggagtgaccatatattttatggtactcgcaatACTCGCTGCGgcttcccccttttttatttttgataggTCTTGGGGGTGGCAGCCTTTCAGTGTTGCAGATCTCTCTGTATACGTCCACTATAGAAGtctttagaggagtataagagtgatatttcctGGGCCTTTCGAGACCGagctcttccttcttcttggcttCCCTTTCCCTCTCCTTGGATGAGGAAGTAGGTCCAGGTCGCcagctcaggtcccttaattttgcattctcttccatgttgatgtacttctcggccctttcttgtacatcacttagagaaacggggtgtctttttgatatggactgtgagaaggggCCTTCTGTGAGcccattgactaaccccattatgactgcctctgtgggcaggtcttgaatctccaaacatgctttattgaacctttccatataggctcgtagaggctctccgacctcctgttttattcccaggaggctcggtgcatgttttactttatccttctggattgagaacctcatcaagaacttccttgagaggtcttcgAAGCTAGTGATGGATCTTGGGGGAAGGCTATCGAACCatttcatcgctgctttcgataaagtggtcgggaaagcCTTGCATCTCGTAGTGTCGGAGGCATCAGctagatacatccgacttttgaagttgctaagatgatgctttggatccgtacttccatcatagaggtccatatcagggcttttgaagttccttgaaacttttgccctcattatgtcctcgctgaaaggatctTCTCCGCCCGGGAGTTGGTCTTCTCCTTCATCGCGGGAGTtcttgagggaggattctagctgcaagagttttctttctaactcttttcgccgttccatctcctctttaagGTACCTTTCGGTTTCCTTTTGCCTCTCCCGCTCTTGTTCCAATTGCTCCAGGCGGTTTTTTCCCGCTCTTTCTCCAATTGCTCCAGGCGGCTATGGACTAACTCCATTAATTCAGCTACGTGGGATGGTCCTCCTTTTTCTGATTCACGCCCATCAGAGGAATTTACCTTCGGATTCTTTACTCCGGAGGTACCCTCTCTGTGTTGATCATTGTCTTGATGTTGGGCTGTGTCTTCATTGTCATTGCCCATGTCTagattctcttgctcagaatCTGTTTCGACATGGCCTTCTTCATGGGATCTATCTGCCATCGAGGGATGATCTCGCGggttcccggcaacggcgccaatgttacggtaggtaaccggagattaatacaACGGATGGCGTTTGGCGGCCCAAGTGTGTGAAGGAGGAAGACTCCGGATGATTctgcaactcgggaggctccgtccgactgGTGCTCGcgtgtgaatggggggtggtacctgcaaagacactccgatgcctaagttagcaagggtgtgagcaggtcttagagagtattggacttagagatacctgaggggtgtcagagtatttatagtggtgagccaataaccaccgttggtgtagtgccgtatctttagggtgctAACCGTccccattatcttggggaggttaagatatggctttatgaggcggttagagagattttaggggcggttactcatttgaatgagtgtttatctgccagctaatctcacatccgacctcttcagaccaagtcgtggttgGCACCGACTTCTCATGTGAAGGTCAGCACTTAGCAAGGCTCTAATCCTTtagattaggccttttagttggacctgggcctttgcattgggccagggtatgaacaatatttataatttaaattaaatttaatcttttCGTGCAAGACACGAAaaaataaactagtaaaaactAATTGTAAGAGAGTTTAGTGTTCAGTTTGTGAATCTAGAAAGGGAAGAGCATGCATTTTACCAAGGCAGCAAGGTTCACAGAGGAAAGAATCCGAATTTTCTTTATTATCACAAGGTATATTACATTTTAAGAACATTTCTAACTATAGAAATAGAGGAATGCCCTAAGCGTCTATGCCAAAGTTCAAAATAAGCATTATAAGTAGCaagaaaaacatttaaaaaaattgaattacagGATTATTTTGCAATGGCAAGATTATCAAAAGAGTAGAGACTATGCTTAAGTCGGCCTTTAAAAAATACTTCTTCTGTCGCCTGAGATTTAACAAGACAATGAAAAGtatgaaattcaaagaaaacatTACTGACAAGGCATAACTTAGAGACACTAACTAAATTTGTAGCAATATCAGGTACATGTAAAAAATTGTCTAAAATAAAACTGGTATTGTTATAAGTATTTTGCAAAATGGATAACCTTATTTGAAGATAGAAAAATCTGAATCATTGGCAATGTAAAGTTGGTCAGATGCTGTGTAatcaaagtaaaaaataatgCTATTAGAAATAGAAATTAGATGATGTGTGGCACTTGATTCAGGATATTAAGAGGAATAGGTTGATTGCAAGATGCAATCATGAAAGATGTTGTCCATTGATAGATAAGGATGATAAGAAATAGCTATTGTGGCTGTAACAAAGCCATATGGAACCTAAGTACCTAACTAATATTACttgtacaaaataaaattaaaattaaaaaattgcaaTAAATAGTAGGAATCTTGGCGGGAATCTGCATTCAAGTTGTGACCTCCAACTAGGTACCAACTATGATTCTTCAATAAAATGGGTAAGTGCTTCGCACAAGACAAATATCAGAAGGCATGACATTTCATCCTATATTTTCGTCATATAAGTCCTGCAGGACGATATTCTTTCAAGCAGACAAACAAAAGGTGTTGCAGCAATTAGATCAAACATGTTATCGTGATGGCTAACCTTCCAAAAGAATCCATGTATCGCCTTCTGCAGATTGCAATAGATGTCGAATTCCCCCTGCGAATTCCATCTTCATTAAATGGGTATCTCTTATTACAATCCCAAATTTCTTGAAGGGAGAGAAGACGTTAACCCTTCAACCAGTCTCGGAAGTAAGATTGCATCTTTTCTCGAGTAGCCGCATTTCCGACATTCACAGTTGGAACTATTTTATCAGGCCTCAAAAACTGTGGAACAGTAAGATAAATTCACTTACAcaaataagacataaaatacAGAATTTCATAGATACCATTAGATAATTTATCAAACATGTAGCAACGAAAGAAGTTTGGACCTGAACAAAACCTCGCAGTTCTGTGAAGCTGGAGTGCTCACTGTAGGGAACACCTAGAAAAAGGCATGTGGCAGTTCATTAGCATGGATTTCAAGTTATTGTATTCTATATGAAGGTTGGCTGTTCAATTGCAGCACAGCAGCTCATGTTACCATATATTGTGATATTTCCTTTGGAAATAGGTTTAATTAGTTCTAGATCATTGCGAATCTTTTCGCTGAAAGTCCAACCTAATAAAATTACCAAAAAAGGAAAGGGAAAAAGTCAATAccgttattaatttattataattaaagtGAAATGAGTGTAATACATACTGAAAATGCAAAATATTGACCTCAATTACAAAACATTTGCAACAAAAGATGGGTAATACCTGTTGGACGAAATGCCAATACTGCTGTGTATTTTTCCTTGTAGGTCTTCATGTAATCCTTTAAAGACTAATGTAACAAGGAAACATGGATGGTGAATCATAAGATGATAAATAAACTGAGACTTAAGATATTAAAACATGACAATACAAAATCAAACCTCCAATCTGAGAGATGACATGGGAAGAACATGGAGAAATGTGTTATTTCCATTAATACACAGACTATCAGAAAGCTCAGACCAACCAAAAGCCAGCAAAATTTTCCTTCTTGAAGCAGTTGCATAAATTTTTACCTGCATCAATACATTGGTTGAATGGATCATTCAGTCCATGAGTAAGGTACACTGGTTATTGAAAGCTTCAACTAAGTTAATTTAGAGTAGAAAATTCCAACAACTCCTGAGCAGGGACCTCACATTCCTAATGCAAATAAAATTGGTTGTCCATAAAGGGTGGCAACTTGAACAAACAATATATACAAGCATCGGaaaaagatcaaagagagtgGAAGCTTCAAAACTTTCACTAGATATTAGATACTATACTACTATAGATTGTCACAAAGCCATTAGCTGATCAATTCACAAACGAATATATGTTGCAAATTTACTGTGACATCAtgtcaacaaaaacaaaaaattgataaGAATAGGACACAAATGGACGTCACACAATAGTTGAGACATAAATCTACTGGGGAAAATTCCACATACCCCAAGAGCCTTAGAAATTGCAAGATATACACACTCTTTGCCAATACTATACGCTCCAACAACCACCAAAGTTTTGGGATGCACTTTAAGTTGGTTCTTTGTAACTTTGACAACATAATTGAGTACGTCTTCCTTGGAAGGGAAACTGCACAAGAAAATCATCACTAAGGATCATAACAGCAATGATCATATATAATaacaacaaacaaaattttaacaaGATCAATGTCTTACTTGTACTTTGGGTTGCAATATGTAGTGTCTAAGTAAAGGACATTCACATGTTGATTTACAAGGGTATGGTAAGCTTGCATTTGTTTACAAGCTCTAAAGTCTCCGGTATGCAAATAACATTGCCCATTTGAGAGGCCAAAGTGAATCAACGCTGCACCAGGGCAATGATTAGCTTCCAACAAAGTCACTTTGACACCACAAACCACATATTCAACATTAAATTCCAAAGGGTGGATGTACCTATGACAacaaatttttatgaaattgaaTCACTCAATAGAAAAGAAGATTTAAAACCTCTATCAGATGctcctttaaatttttttccccTGTTTATATAAGTGAGCAACCTATAAATATCAAATAGAGTTCACGCGAAAAATTATGAAGGTTTCCAAGTTCTTACAAGGGATTTACCGAGAGACACATTTGAACAAGCCTTCCTGTAAGAGGAGAGCAATAAATGGGGCCATGTGACCATTTCTTGCTAAGGCCGCCATAATGATCGGAATGGAAGTGACTAAGAAAGTATGCAGAGCACCCTTCAATACACCCATAACGGAATGCATCAACAGTGAAGCTTGTCCCtgcattgataaaaaaaatctacattTAGAACATCCATAGCCACTGCTACAATGTTAGTTTCTCATAgcaaaaacgaaaacaaattcAATATTGTAACAGTTGCCAAACTAAATTAGTTTCATCACCAACATTGAAAGTAACCACATCACAGTTCTTAAGACATATTATCATCCTATTATAACCAAAGAACAGATTAGGCAAAGAACACACAATAACCTACCACACATGAAGCTTTATgcattcaattaaaaaaaatgcttcggtaatcaaacaaataaaggCCAGTTGAAGAAGCTATAAGTTGTTGAATTCAAtaacaaaaaccaaaaaacgaacggaaaaaaaataaacaggGTGAAGAACTTTGGCATGAACCTGGAATTTTCTTATAAAAAGGACAGGTACGCGTCACTCTAACTTCTTCACGGCTTTCCTTTCTCTTATGAGAAGATTTTGATTTCTNNNNNNNNNNNNNNNNNNNNNNNNNNNNNNNNNNNNNNNNNNNGAACCAACGCTTTCGCCTCCACCGGTAAAAGAATCACATTGGTTAGGTTTGCAAGATTCAATAGACGAAGCCGAATCAGATTCGGCGGCGCCGTTTCGTTTGAATCCCCAAACCTGAAACAAATTTGCCTGCTTCAACTTCTTCGCCGAATGAACCGAACCGAAACCGCCGCTGTGTCTGCGATCCTCCGGCGACAACAGCGAGGACCAATCGGCACCGCAGCTATAGAAATCGGCGGCGAAGCTGCTCTTTCCTGCCGATGTCGCCGATCGCTCGCCGGCGGTGTTTGGTGGAGAGTCTTCGTAAGGGATCTGTGACGGGAATCCCTCCTCGTCAAGTGAAACAACGCCGGGGATGTCGATAACGCCGTAACCGTCGCCGTCTTGTGGTGATGGATTCTCTTCTAGCGCGGGCGGCACTGAGCCGCCGGCTGTGGCGGCGGATAGCGGCATCGGCTATGTGAGGGCGCGCAAACAATATCTGATTTTAGTGTTTTAAACGAAACAGCGGGAAAATTAACCAGATTTTAGTATTTTACACTTAGCAACTGATCGAGTATATTATATATCGCATCAATTTAGTGCACGCGAAACGCGACATATGAAGTTTATTTACTCCCTAAATTTTGCAACAAAAATGTAAGagaattattataattcaataATTTGATTATGCTTCAAATGTAGTCGAATCagttcaaataaataaataataaaattatttaaattatcaatataaatttctaaatacctaaaattagtattttaataataatataattcaaaatttcattaaattcaCATTCAACAAAGCTACTAATATGTAATTTTGGTTCTAAAATTATCATTATAGGTATTTGGTGAATTTATAGGCATTGCAACCAGAAAATCTTCAATTCGGATTACGGGTGATCGCATCGTGGCTTTCGCTCAAGAATGAAAGCATGAATTAGAGCATTCACGCATTCTGTTGTGCCAGCTCATTCAGATCAACAAGGCTAGGTAGAAACCTCTTCTGCGAGGCTGGGGAAGGTAAATTGTGATGCCAGCAATTTTGAGAAAGCACAAGTAGCGGAATTTGGATGTGTGATTAGAAGTCATGATATAGATTAGGTGAAAGGTTGTTTGGATACTCTTCCAatgtaaaatatcaaaaaagtataaaattttattatttgaaaagaCATTGTCTTAGTTTGAAAGCGTGGATTTAAGGTAATTCTCTGCAAAACTTATTCAAGAAACATATTTATTGCAGTTTAAAGAGAGAtgacggatgatgatgatttgGTATTGTACAAATGCAAATTCAGAAAATGACTAGCAAAAAGTGGAAAATGTATTTAGCCTTGGTGCTTTGAGAAGTGAATGTTATCTCGCTTTGATGTTCAAGAAGGGTGTTTGGAGCTCGTATGAATGCATAAAATAGCTGAAATTTTCCAACATTACATATGCtcttcttaaaaattctaatgctactttagttttaggagtctatatatatatatatattgtcttCCCACCCATCAAAAATCATATATTGTTCCTAGTCTAAGAGAGTCTTTACACGAGGATTTATCATGAATAATTAATGGTTTGTAAGTATGACTTGAATGTATATTTATCTTAATACAAAAgtttataagaataaaatataaaaaagacaaAGTAATTTcagtacataaaaataatttaaaaaggaCATGAGGCACTCATAAATATTAAcgactaaatttttataatgGTCTTTGAGATTTACGACTTTcattattttaatcttttgaattcaaaattcacTCTACTGATCCCTGAAATTCAGATCCAAGAACTATATTGGTTTTTGGACTTTTTTTGAGTCAACAAACAGAATGCTGAATTAGTTCTGATTTGTTACACTAACACTATGTTTGTTTgaagagaaaatagaaggaaagaaaagggaggaaagaaaatagaaaggaaaatgatcattttTCATTGTTTGGTTATGAAGATAAAttggagagaaaagaaaaagggtggAAAAAAACTGGTGGACCcactaatttttttctctccaatgttagaaaaaaaaaggagggaaaatttattttctcttacaaCTTCTAATATTACccctttactttttttaatgtattttataatacaaggataaaattatctttttataatatttctttctttcttatttttctttcatccaaacacatctaaagaaaataaaaatccactcaatttctttcctttcttttctttcttttctatttctttccttccaaCCAAACATGTAGTTAATAAATGGTTGAATAACGTCTTTTCGTTTTAGCTCTTAAATAAGGCAAAAACAAAgccattttaaaaaatgaaagaagatATAATGATTTGCACATTATATAAGatattctttctcttctcatttttatcttatgaaAATGTTAAAAGGTTATGTCCAGTGTGGCAAGTTAGAGCCAACACTTAATTCGCTAATTCAGTACTAGAAATGATCGATGGACCAATATAGTGCCTAAAATTATATTTCGGGgccaatataaataattttaaatttgagagactaaaataataaaagttgtGAAATTAAGAGACCATTTTAAAGATTTAATCTATTATTAACATGGTCATGTTCTAGAAACTGACACTTATGCATGACAATTTTATGCTTCTACAATCTAGCTTGAATTCTTTCACTATAAAAATAGGATTaagatttttgtttttagtgaaaaaattgataaagtgatcaaataaaaaattaatcacttCTAAATTAAGATAATGAGACacacattttataaaaattataaaattaataataattaatattttagtttatttagtggattcaaatttataaaaataatgacccTTTAGCATttgggatttttttttcttttaaatgaaatttaataTACCTAGAATATCCATTCTCGCTAATCATTTGGGCTTGAGTCGCCCATTTAAAATGTGTTAGAAAATATAGTGTACAAATGAAAGGCTTGTCATAAACGAACCAAAACTAAAGCTAGTGTACAAGTGAAAGGCTTGtcataaattcataaaatcttAAACGAACAAAAAATACTTCCGCAACCAGGATTCGAACCTGGAAATTCAGTCATCGAATTTTGCCAAAGTGGTACTGCGGATGTTCTGTCAATGTGTtgcaaaataaattatatagagGCATAAATCTTTGCTGACATTTAATAATAAGTAGTCGAGTTAATCAAATAGTTTATTAGTGATTAGTGATTTATGAATTATATCATTCGAGTTATTTGAGTGATAATCGAatctagaattttttatttgagtgaTATTAGTAGTTAACTTAAAGAATTGATAAATTGTTTTTTGATAATTTAGAATATTagattagaaaaa
This portion of the Arachis duranensis cultivar V14167 chromosome 6, aradu.V14167.gnm2.J7QH, whole genome shotgun sequence genome encodes:
- the LOC107494541 gene encoding DNA cross-link repair protein SNM1, which translates into the protein MPLSAATAGGSVPPALEENPSPQDGDGYGVIDIPGVVSLDEEGFPSQIPYEDSPPNTAGERSATSAGKSSFAADFYSCGADWSSLLSPEDRRHSGGFGSVHSAKKLKQANLFQVWGFKRNGAAESDSASSIESCKPNQCDSFTGGGESVESKSSHKRKESREEVRVTRTCPFYKKIPGTSFTVDAFRYGCIEGCSAYFLSHFHSDHYGGLSKKWSHGPIYCSPLTGRLVQMCLSVNPLYIHPLEFNVEYVVCGVKVTLLEANHCPGAALIHFGLSNGQCYLHTGDFRACKQMQAYHTLVNQHVNVLYLDTTYCNPKYNFPSKEDVLNYVVKVTKNQLKVHPKTLVVVGAYSIGKECVYLAISKALGVKIYATASRRKILLAFGWSELSDSLCINGNNTFLHVLPMSSLRLESLKDYMKTYKEKYTAVLAFRPTGWTFSEKIRNDLELIKPISKGNITIYGVPYSEHSSFTELRGFVQFLRPDKIVPTVNVGNAATREKMQSYFRDWLKG